The following coding sequences are from one Nicotiana tabacum cultivar K326 chromosome 1, ASM71507v2, whole genome shotgun sequence window:
- the LOC107820849 gene encoding uncharacterized protein LOC107820849 isoform X1 — translation MEQEKETNQLNSNDTKSEQDEEQQQRGECCDHQNAESQINGKEILKAIQVVERDSMAIAESFTSLFASLRSTLSEVTSTSVDHMNCFGDAAGRVQECALDAATKGNRYINSCLRLNEEMKGIDNLATQLKIIRRNVDALDSAVNRLVRFP, via the exons ATGGAACAAGAGAAGGAGACGAATCAGCTGAATTCTAACGATACCAAATCAGAACAAGATGAAGAACAACAGCAAAGAGGAGAATGTTGCGATCACCAAAATGCAGAGTCTCAAATAAATGGCAAAGAGATTCTGAAAGCAATACAAGTAGTAGAGAGAGATTCTATGGCAATCGCCGAGAGCTTCACTTCTCTTTTTGCTTCTCTACGCTCTACTCTATCTGAG GTTACTAGTACTTCTGTTGATCACATGAACTGCTTTGGTGATGCTGCAGGACGAGTACAAGAATGTG CACTTGATGCAGCAACTAAAGGAAACCGATATATAAACTCTTGTCTGAG ATTGAATGAGGAAATGAAAGGAATTGATAATCTTGCAACACAGCT GAAAATCATCCGGAGAAATGTAGATGCATTGGACTCGGCAGTTAACAGGCTAGTTCGTTTTCCATGA
- the LOC107820850 gene encoding kinesin-like protein KIN-14J, with product MNPEAATENGDSASLNEILNCDVSDRVEIFRGAAEDNLGGSKLPDGIQSKHGFADIPAAKISELMKLNSLESASTHSLFSVVNNILDDSIERKNGDIPQCVASLVKLVVQEIEERVSKQADNLRKQNGLYKSREERYQSRIKALETLALGTTEEHEVVMKKLQQIKIEKAKIEEKEKLQEQDLIRLMKDKDHCEMQISSLIAELESSKHAHEKDRLQLKAHAEQTRAESETKIAELQGLLNESTKKVQELEAFSESKLVSLKRRELGYKHFIDSHFGSLQELRIKSESIRQEVMRTKEVYVEELNHFGFNLKGLVDAAQNYHTVLEENRKLYNEVQDLKGNIRVYSRIRPFLPGQSQKLTTIEYIGENGELVVTNPSKQGKDSHRLFKFNKVFAPAATQEDVFRDTQPLIRSVLDGFNVCIFAYGQTGSGKTYTMSGPSMSSVEDWGVNYRALNDLFNLSQSRKSSIAYEIGVQMVEIYNEQVRDLLCSDTSQKRLGIWSTTQPNGLAVPDASMHPVKSTADVLELMNIGLMNRAVGATALNERSSRSHSILTVHVRGMDLETNAILRGCLHLVDLAGSERVDRSEATGDRLREAQHINKSLSALGDVIFALAQKSSHVPYRNSKLTQVLQSSLGGQAKTLMFVQLNPDVESYSETISTLKFAERVSGVELGAARNNKEGRGIKELMDQVANLKDTITKKDEEIGRLRALKTNGNGERRSVSSTRHGSASPRRHSLGGSRASQIFSGERSSRPTQKAASDVDNSSEYSDRQSDTGSQQSMDDFRHHRDFFRQSRLAVVDAGLNLGEETDSRATVRGECQNPNEDVVLIGFDDADSEERLSDISDGVLSMGTETDGSINSIVEYTLFPETAKPPSETPEKPPVPAKLPRPTQKKVQTGSSRLSSLHKSTPKVPSSKKSTASNTSTVRSSKRWQ from the exons ATGAATCCAGAAGCTGCAACTGAAAATGGAGACTCAGCCAGTTTAAATGAAATTCTTAACTGCGATGTGTCTGATAGAGTAGAAATTTTCAGAGGGGCTGCAGAAG ATAATCTTGGTGGGAGTAAATTGCCTGATGGGATCCAATCAAAGCATGGTTTTGCTGATATTCCAGCTGCTAAGATCTCAGAGCTGATGAAACTAAACAGCTTAGAG AGTGCCTCCACTCATTCACTTTTCAGTGTTGTGAATAATATTTTGGATGACAGCATTGAGAGAAAGAATGGGGATATACCTCAG TGTGTGGCCTCCCTGGTGAAGTTAGTCGTACAAGAGATTGAAGAACGAGTTTCAAAACAAGCTGATAATTTGAGAAAG CAAAATGGTTTGTACAAGTCTCGTGAGGAGAGATATCAATCAAGAATTAAAGCACTTGAAACCCTTGCTCTGGGGACCACTGAGGAACATGAG GTTGTTATGAAGAAGCTTCAACAGATAAAG ATTGAGAAGGCCAAAATTGAAGAGAAGGAAAAACTTCAAGAGCAAGATTTAATCAGGTTAATGAAAGATAAGGATCATTGTGAGATGCAAATATCCTCATTGATAGCTGAGCTTGAATCATCCAAACATGCACATGAAAAGGATCGTTTACAATTGAAAGCGCACGCCGAGCAAACTCGGGCCGAGTCAGAGACCAAGATAGCAGAACTTCAGGGTTTGCTGAATGAATCAACTAAGAAAGTGCAAGAACTTGAGGCATTTTCAGAATCCAAGTTGGTGAGCCTGAAAAGAAGAGAACTTGGCTACAAACACTTCATAGACTCTCATTTTGGATCTCTACAG GAATTGAGGATAAAATCTGAGTCTATAAGGCAGGAGGTGATGAGGACCAAGGAGGTTTACGTCGAAGAACTTAACCACTTTG GTTTCAATCTTAAGGGACTGGTTGATGCTGCTCAGAACTACCACACAGTGCTTGAAGAAAATAGGAAGTTGTATAATGAAGTTCAAGATTTGAAAG GTAACATTAGAGTTTATAGTCGAATAAGGCCATTCCTTCCGGGCCAAAGCCAAAAATTGACAACCATAGAGTACATTGGTGAGAATGGGGAACTGGTTGTCACTAATCCCTCCAAACAAGGGAAAGATAGTCACCGTCTTTTCAAATTCAACAAGGTCTTTGCACCTGCAGCCACTCAAG AGGATGTATTTCGGGACACTCAGCCATTAATCAGGTCTGTTTTGGATGGGTTCAATGTCTGCATATTTGCTTATGGTCAGACTGGTTCTGGAAAAACATATACCATG AGTGGGCCAAGCATGTCATCGGTGGAGGATTGGGGGGTCAACTATCGAGCTCTGAATGATCTATTCAACCTCTCCCAAAGTAGGAAAAGCTCCATTGCATATGAAATTGGTGTTCAAATGGTTGAAATATACAATGAGCAAGTGCGTGACTTGCTTTGCAGTGATACTTCACAAAAACG ACTTGGGATTTGGAGTACTACTCAGCCCAACGGATTAGCTGTCCCAGATGCTAGCATGCATCCTGTCAAATCAACCGCAGATGTCTTAGAATTGATGAATATTGGCTTGATGAATAGAGCTGTTGGTGCTACTGCTTTAAATGAAAGAAGCAGCCGGTCACATAG CATCCTTACCGTTCATGTACGTGGTATGGACTTGGAAACAAATGCTATTCTACGAGGTTGCTTGCATTTGGTAGATCTGGCTGGCAGTGAAAGAGTAGATCGGTCCGAAGCCACAGGGGATCGTTTACGGGAAGCACAACATATAAACAAATCCTTATCGGCTCTTGGAGATGTGATCTTTGCATTGGCGCAAAAAAGTTCTCATGTGCCATACAGAAATAGTAAACTAACTCAAGTTCTTCAAAGCTCCCTTG GAGGCCAGGCAAAGACACTTATGTTTGTACAGCTCAATCCTGATGTGGAATCCTACTCAGAAACCATAAGCACCCTGAAGTTTGCTGAGAGGGTGTCTGGAGTGGAGTTGGGTGCAGCACGGAATAATAAAGAGGGTCGAGGTATTAAAGAGCTTATGGATCAG GTAGCTAACTTAAAAGACACAATTACAAAGAAGGACGAGGAAATTGGGCGGCTGCGGGCTCTCAAAACCAATGGCAATGGTGAGAGGCGTAGTGTGAGTTCCACCAGGCATGGCTCTGCCTCTCCAAGAAGGCATTCTTTAGGTGGTTCACGAGCAAGCCAAATATTTTCTGGAGAGAGAAGCTCAAGACCTACTCAGAAGGCTGCTTCTGACGTGGACAATAGTTCGGAATACAGCGACAGACAATCTGACACTGGCTCTCAGCAATCAATGGATGACTTTAGGCATCACAGAGATTTCTTTAGACAATCCAGGCTTGCTGTAGTAGATGCTGGTCTAAATTTGGGTGAAGAGACTGATTCAAGGGCCACTGTTAGAGGAGAATGTCAGAATCCTAATGAAGATGTGGTGCTCATCGGATTTGATGATGCAGATTCTGAAGAGAGATTAAGTGACATATCTGATGGTGTGCTTTCAATGGGAACTGAGACTGATGGTTCAATCAATAGCATTGTAGAGTACACTCTTTTCCCAGAAACGGCAAAGCCACCTTCAGAGACCCCAGAGAA GCCTCCTGTACCTGCTAAACTTCCACGGCCCACACAAAAGAAGGTGCAAACAGGATCTTCTCGGTTGTCATCATTGCACAAGAGCACCCCTAAAGTCCCGA GTTCTAAAAAATCCACTGCCAGCAACACTTCTACAGTTAGGTCTTCCAAAAGATGGCAATAG
- the LOC107820849 gene encoding uncharacterized protein LOC107820849 isoform X2, protein MEQEKETNQLNSNDTKSEQDEEQQQRGECCDHQNAESQINGKEILKAIQVVERDSMAIAESFTSLFASLRSTLSEVTSTSVDHMNCFGDAAGRVQECALDAATKGNRYINSCLRLNEEMKGIDNLATQLYPFHVIMGSLGATIRVATM, encoded by the exons ATGGAACAAGAGAAGGAGACGAATCAGCTGAATTCTAACGATACCAAATCAGAACAAGATGAAGAACAACAGCAAAGAGGAGAATGTTGCGATCACCAAAATGCAGAGTCTCAAATAAATGGCAAAGAGATTCTGAAAGCAATACAAGTAGTAGAGAGAGATTCTATGGCAATCGCCGAGAGCTTCACTTCTCTTTTTGCTTCTCTACGCTCTACTCTATCTGAG GTTACTAGTACTTCTGTTGATCACATGAACTGCTTTGGTGATGCTGCAGGACGAGTACAAGAATGTG CACTTGATGCAGCAACTAAAGGAAACCGATATATAAACTCTTGTCTGAG ATTGAATGAGGAAATGAAAGGAATTGATAATCTTGCAACACAGCTGTATCCTTTCCATGTGATTATG gggagccttggtgCAACGATAAGAGTTGCCACCATGTAA